In Arvicola amphibius chromosome 1, mArvAmp1.2, whole genome shotgun sequence, one DNA window encodes the following:
- the Plk1 gene encoding serine/threonine-protein kinase PLK1 encodes MNAAAKAGKLARAPADLGKAGVPGDAAPGAPVAAPLSKEIPEILVDPRSRRQYVRGRFLGKGGFAKCFEISDADTKEVFAGKIVPKSLLLKPHQKEKMSMEISIHRSLAHQHVVGFHGFFEDSDFVFVVLELCRRRSLLELHKRRKALTEPEARYYLRQIVLGCQYLHRNQVIHRDLKLGNLFLNEDLEVKIGDFGLATKVEYEGERKKTLCGTPNYIAPEVLSKKGHSFEVDVWSIGCIMYTLLVGKPPFETSCLKETYLRIKKNEYSIPKHINPVATALIQKMLQTDPTARPTIHELLDDEFFTSGYIPARLPITCLTIPPRFSIAPSSLDPNSRKPLTVLNKGVENPLPDRSREKEEPVVREASEAIECHLSDLLQQLISVNASKPSERGLVRQEEAEDPACIPIFWVSKWVDYSDKYGLGYQLCDNSVGVLFNDSTRLILYNDGDSLQYIERDGTESYLTVSSHPNSLMKKITLLKYFRNYMSEHLLKAGANITPREGDELARLPYLRAWFRTRSAIVLHLSNGTVQINFFQDHTKLILCPLMAAVTYIDEKRDFRTYRLSLLEEYGCCKELASRLRYARTMVDKLLSSRSACNRLKASS; translated from the exons ATGAATGCAGCGGCCAAAGCTGGAAAGCTGGCTCGAGCACCAGCCGACCTCGGGAAAGCTGGAGTCCCGGGGGATGCAGCTCCCGGTGCTCCAGTGGCCGCCCCGCTGTCGAAGGAGATTCCGGAGATCTTAGTGGACCCACGCAGCCGGCGCCAGTATGTACGGGGCCGCTTTCTGGGTAAAGGAGGTTTTGCCAAATGCTTCGAGATCTCAGACGCAGACACAAAGGAGGTGTTCGCAGGCAAGATCGTGCCTAAGTCGTTGCTTCTCAAGCCCCACCAGAAGGAGAAGATGTCTATGGAGATTTCAATTCACCGCAGCCTTGCACACCAACACGTCGTAGGCTTCCATGGCTTTTTCGAAGACAGCGactttgtgtttgtggttttggAGCTCTGTCGCAGGAGG tCCCTCCTGGAGCTGCACAAGAGGAGGAAAGCGCTGACGGAACCCGAGGCGCGCTACTATCTGCGGCAGATAGTTCTGGGCTGCCAGTACCTGCACCGCAATCAGGTCATTCACAGGGACCTCAAGCTGGGCAACCTTTTCCTGAACGAGGATCTGGAGGTGAAAATAG GGGATTTTGGGCTGGCAACCAAAGTGGAATATGAAGGGGAACGAAAGAAGACCTTATGCGGCACTCCCAACTACATAGCTCCCGAGGTGCTGAGCAAGAAGGGACACAGTTTTGAGGTGGATGTGTGGTCCATCGGGTGCATCAT GTATACCTTGCTAGTGGGCAAGCCACCTTTTGAGACTTCATGCCTAAAAGAGACCTACCTCCGGATCAAGAAAAACGAATACAGTATCCCCAAG CACATCAATCCCGTGGCCACCGCCCTCATCCAGAAGATGCTTCAGACAGACCCCACTGCTCGCCCCACCATTCATGAGTTGCTTGATGACGAGTTCTTCACTTCTGGCTATATCCCCGCCCGTCTCCCCATCACCTGCCTCACCATCCCACCCAGGTTCTCCATAGCTCCCAGCAGCCTGGACCCCAACAGCAGGAAGCCTCTCACCGTCCTCAATAAAG GTGTAGAGAACCCCTTGCCTGACCGTTCCCGGGAAAAGGAAGAACCAGTGGTTCGTGAGGCAAGTGAGGCCATCGAGTGCCACCTTAGTGACCTGCTGCAGCAGCTGATCAGTGTCAATGCTTCCAAGCCCTCGGAGCGAGGGCTGGTGCGGCAAG AGGAGGCTGAGGATCCTGCGTGCATCCCCATCTTCTGGGTCAGCAAGTGGGTAGACTATTCGGACAAGTATGGACTTG GGTACCAGCTGTGTGACAACAGTGTGGGGGTGCTCTTCAATGACTCGACCCGCCTCATCCTCTACAACGACGGTGACAGCCTACAGTACATAGAACGCGATGGTACAGAGTCCTACCTCACCGTTAGCTCTCACCCGAACTCCTTGATGAAGAAg ATCACTCTCCTCAAGTATTTCCGGAATTACATGAGTGAACACCTGCTGAAGGCAGGGGCGAACATCACGCCTCGAGAAGGAGATGAGCTGGCTCGGTTGCCCTACCTGCGGGCATGGTTCCGCACACGCAGCGCCATCGTCCTGCACCTCAGCAACGGCACCGTGCAGATTAATTTCTTCCAG GACCACACCAAGCTTATCCTGTGCCCCTTGATGGCAGCAGTGACCTACATCGATGAGAAGAGGGACTTCCGCACATACCGCCTGAGCCTCCTGGAGGAATATGGCTGCTGCAAGGAGCTGGCTAGCCGGCTGCGCTATGCCCGCACCATGGTAGACAAGCTGTTGAGCTCACGTTCTGCCTGCAACCGCCTCAAGGCCTCCTCATAA